CACGATTTCTCCTGTATAGCTGGCCGCAATCAGGCAAACCGTGGTCAATCCGACGATGAAGACAGAGACATCGAGATCGAGGGCATGGTACATGAAGAATATAAACATCAGGGTAACAAGAAAGGGGACCCGCCGGAAGAACTCGATGTACGATATGGAAAGGAGACGCGCCGGCAGCAACGAAACTCCCCGGGTAATGCGTACAACCGCAAGGAAAAATCCGACCAACGATCCAATTATGCATCCCACAGCGGATAGGCACAAGGTGGTCAACCCGGCCTTCAGGAGAAACACTACATTGTAGTAGGCAAAAAACTTTGGAATTTCTTCAAATAATGCTGCGAACATCAAAACACCTTGCTCTTAACCCTAAACAGCCAGCGTCCCAGGAGTACCAAGATCGTACTGGCCGCCACAGTAACTAGAAAATAAAGCGCTGCCGTTACCGAAAAGACCTCGATTGACCGAAACGTGA
This portion of the Deltaproteobacteria bacterium genome encodes:
- a CDS encoding amino acid ABC transporter permease, which codes for MFAALFEEIPKFFAYYNVVFLLKAGLTTLCLSAVGCIIGSLVGFFLAVVRITRGVSLLPARLLSISYIEFFRRVPFLVTLMFIFFMYHALDLDVSVFIVGLTTVCLIAASYTGEIVRAGIESVHVTQWEAADTMNFNLVQKLGMVILPQAWKVILPPVFSFFILFIKDTALASQIGVIELTYAGKVLNNKGFSPALVFGTVLALYFIISYPLARLGVWMEKKLGVSGCRE